From one Ooceraea biroi isolate clonal line C1 chromosome 7, Obir_v5.4, whole genome shotgun sequence genomic stretch:
- the LOC105277680 gene encoding plasma membrane calcium-transporting ATPase 2 isoform X1, whose translation MATIDGRPAQYGVTLKQLRELMELRGREGVNKINSYGGVQEICKKLYTSPSEGLSGSVADIQHRRDTFGSNMIPPKPPKTFLQLVWEALQDVTLIILEVAALVSLGLSFYHPADDKEKPLVDEDEAKYGWIEGLAILISVIVVVLVTAFNDYSKERQFRGLQSRIEGEHKFSVIRQGEVKQISVSDIVVGDICQIKYGDLLPADGILIQSNDLKVDESSLTGESDHVKKGEMFDPMVLSGTHVMEGSGKMLVTAVGVNSQAGIIFTLLGAAVDEREQAIKKMKKEAKKQRKKKSLPGEETVEITGNSHVTGGGGGGGGGGGGGGGGGGGGGGGGGGGGKHEGGENHHTSAPPSAAESGKKEKSVLQAKLTKLAIQIGYAGSTIAVLTVVILVIQFCVTTFVIQAKPWRNTYAGDLVRHLIIGVTVLVVAVPEGLPLAVTLSLAYSVKKMMKDNNLVRHLDACETMGNATAICSDKTGTLTTNRMTVVQSYICEKMSKTTPNFSDIPSHIGELIIQAISINSAYTSRIMESQDPTELPMQVGNKTECALLGFVLALGKKYQTVRDDYPEETFTRVYTFNSVRKSMSTVIPRKGGGYRLFTKGASEMIMKKCAFIYGREGHLETFTRDMQERLVKNVIEPMACNGLRTISIAYRDFVPGKAEINQVHIDNEPNWDDEDNLVNNLTCLCIVGIEDPVRAEVPDAIRKCQKAGITVRMVTGDNINTARSIALKCGILKPSEDFLILEGKEFNRRVRDSNGEVQQHLLDKVWPKLRVLARSSPTDKYTLVKGIIDSKASESREVVAVTGDGTNDGPALKKADVGFAMGIAGTDVAKEASDIILTDDNFSSIVKAVMWGRNVYDSIAKFLQFQLTVNVVAVIVAFIGACAVQDSPLKAVQMLWVNLIMDTLASLALATELPTPDLLLRRPYGRTKPLISRTMMKNILGQAFYQLTIIFALLFAGDMMFDIDTGRGVAAKGGGPTQHFTVIFNTFVMMTLFNEFNARKIHGQRNVFQGITTNPIFYSIWIGTCFSQVIIIQYGRMAFSTKALTLDQWLWCLFFGFGTLIWGQIVTTIPTRRIPKILSWGRGQPDDIGAINLGDEKFDPDSDKKPRAGQILWIRGLTRLQTQTSNRTLVQNVSVTGRSPSQDYYMLRVIRAFKSTLEDLEERRSVHSLHSLHSMRSSRSHTGPRPLSDFTYIDEDPTNTTTAQNAAYKSSNRSAEPMMSQDYETNYRGYSRMLNSPASPLLLTVTGPANACNHHYTTINTATDNRSPSSNALNQPLSPNHTAQSSNRDNTGNSLLLSSNNLVLPELTKLVHETSI comes from the exons ATGGCGACGATAGACGGCCGGCCGGCCCAATATGGTGTCACGCTTAAGCAACTCCGCGAGCTCATGGAGCTCCGGGGGCGCGAAGGTGTCAACAAAATCAATAGCTACGGTGGTGTGCAGGAGATTTGTAAAAAGCTATATACTTCACCCAGTGAAG GTCTCAGTGGGTCAGTAGCGGACATACAACATAGGCGAGATACTTTTGGTTCCAATATGATACCTCCAAAACCAccgaaaacatttttacagtTAGTATGGGAAGCGTTGCAAGACGTCACGTTAATCATCCTAGAAGTAGCAGCATTGGTTTCATTAGGTCTTAGCTTTTATCATCCAGCTgatgataaagaaaaac CTTTAGTAGATGAGGACGAAGCGAAGTATGGTTGGATTGAAGGACTCGCTATATTGATTTCTGTAATTGTGGTAGTCTTAGTGACGGCGTTTAATGACTATTCCAAGGAGAGGCAGTTTAGGGGTCTTCAAAGTCGGATAGAAGGAGAGCACAAGTTCTCAGTTATTCGGCAAGGAGAAGTGAAACAAATCTCCGTGTCTGACATTGTCGTTGGCGATATCTGTCAG ATAAAATATGGAGACCTGTTGCCTGCAGACGGTATTCTTATACAAAGCAACGATCTCAAAGTGGATGAATCCAGTTTGACTGGAGAATCAGATCATGTAAAGAAAGGGGAAATGTTCGATCCTATGGTACTTTCAG GTACGCACGTGATGGAGGGTTCCGGGAAAATGTTAGTTACTGCAGTAGGTGTTAACTCCCAGGCGggtattatttttactctgcTGGGCGCTGCTGTTGATGAACGCGAGCAGGCAatcaagaaaatgaagaaag AGGCTAAAAAGCAGCGGAAGAAGAAGTCATTACCAG GAGAAGAGACGGTAGAGATTACCGGGAACAGTCATGTCACcggaggcggcggcggcggcggcggtggcggcggcggtggcggtggcggtggcggcggcggcggcggcggcggcggcggcggtggtaaGCACGAGGGTGGCGAGAACCATCACACGTCCGCACCCCCGAGCGCCGCGGAGAGTGGCAAGAAGGAGAAGAGTGTTCTGCAAGCCAAGCTAACTAAACTCGCCATACAGATCGGTTATGCCGGCTCGACCATCGCGGTACTTACTGTCGTCATTCTAGTCATACAGTTCTGTGTGACGACCTTCGTCATCCAGGCCAAGCCGTGGCGAAACACGTACGCCGGTGATCTGGTACGACATCTGATCATCGGTGTCACGGTGCTCGTAGTCGCTGTACCCGAGGGTCTTCCTCTAGCCGTCACCCTGTCGCTCGCTTACTCCGTCAAG AAAATGATGAAGGACAACAATCTGGTGCGCCACTTGGATGCCTGCGAAACGATGGGTAACGCCACCGCCATTTGCTCGGACAAGACCGGCACCCTGACTACAAACCGCATGACCGTAGTACAATCGTACATATGCGAGAAGATGAGCAAGACGACGCCGAACTTTTCGGACATACCGAGCCATATCGGCGAGCTGATTATACAGGCCATCTCCATCAATTCGGCGTACACGTCGCGAATAATGGAGTCGCAGGACCCTACCGAATTGCCGATGCAGGTCGGCAACAAAACCGAATGTGCCTTACTTGGATTCGTGTTAGCCCTGGGCAAGAAATATCAAACCGTGCGGGATGACTACCCTGAGGAAACCTTTACGCGGGTGTATACGTTTAATAGCGTAAGAAAGAGCATGTCCACCGTTATTCCCAGGAAAGGTGGTGGATACAGGCTCTTTACCAAGGGCGCTTCCGAGATGATCATGAAGAA ATGTGCCTTTATATATGGTCGCGAAGGTCATCTGGAGACGTTTACCAGAGACATGCAAGAGCGTCTGGTAAAAAACGTGATCGAACCCATGGCATGCAACGGGCTGCGCACCATCTCCATCGCTTATCGCGACTTTGTTCCTGGCAAGGCGGAGATCAATCAAGTTCACATCGACAACGAGCCCAACTGGGACGACGAGGATAATCTAGTGAACAACCTCACCTGCCTGTGCATCGTTGGTATCGAGGATCCGGTACGTGCCGAGGTACCGGACGCGATCAGGAAATGCCAAAAGGCCGGTATCACCGTGCGCATGGTGACGGGTGACAATATTAACACCGCGCGATCCATCGCGCTGAAATGCGGCATTCTGAAGCCGAGTGAGGACTTCCTCATCCTGGAGGGCAAGGAGTTCAACCGTAGAGTCAGAGACAGCAACGGCGAGGTGCAGCAGCACCTGCTAGACAAAGTGTGGCCGAAACTGCGAGTATTGGCCAGGTCGTCGCCCACCGACAAGTACACTTTAGTGAAGGGCATTATCGACAGCAAGGCGTCCGAAAGCCGCGAAGTCGTTGCAGTGACTGGCGATGGCACGAACGACGGGCCGGCGTTGAAGAAAGCCGATGTTGGTTTTGCGATGGGGATTGCTGGCACTGACGTCGCCAAGGAGGCGTCCGACATTATACTAACGGACGACAACTTCTCGTCGATTGTGAAAGCGGTGATGTGGGGCAGAAACGTCTACGACAGCATCGCCAAGTTCCTGCAGTTCCAGCTAACCGTCAACGTAGTCGCCGTGATTGTCGCCTTCATCGGTGCTTGTGCCGTGCAGGACTCACCGCTCAAGGCAGTGCAGATGTTGTGGGTAAACCTAATCATGGACACGTTAGCGTCCCTCGCCTTGGCCACCGAATTGCCTACGCCCGATCTACTCCTACGTAGACCATACGGTCGCACAAAACCACTCATTTCCAGGacaatgatgaaaaatattctcggTCAGGCCTTTTATCAGTTGACCataattttcgcgcttctcttCGCCG GTGACATGATGTTCGACATCGACACAGGCCGCGGAGTGGCGGCGAAGGGGGGCGGGCCCACGCAACACTTCACCGTCATCTTCAATACGTTCGTCATGATGACTCTCTTCAACGAATTCAATGCCAGGAAAATTCACGGTCAACGCAATGTCTTCCAGGGAATAACCACCAACCCCATCTTCTATTCGATTTGGATCGGCACGTGTTTCTCGCAA GTGATCATCATACAATACGGTAGAATGGCATTCAGCACCAAAGCGCTCACGTTAGACCAGTGGTTGTGGTGCCTGTTCTTCGGATTCGGTACGCTAATATGGGGCCAAATAGTTACGACTATTCCTACACGCCGAATTCCCAAAATTCTTTC aTGGGGCCGCGGCCAGCCGGATGATATCGGCGCGATCAATCTAGGAGATGAGAAATTCGACCCCGACTCGGATAAAAAGCCGCGCGCAGGACAAATTCTATGGATCCGTGGTCTTACACGGCTACAGACACAG ACGAGCAATAGAACTCTGGTGCAGAATGTATCTGTGACAGGCAGATCCCCTTCACAGGATTACTACATG CTTCGAGTAATCAGAGCGTTCAAGTCGACTCTGGAAGATCTGGAGGAGCGTCGCTCTGTCCATAGTTTACACAGCTTACACAGTATGCGCAGTTCACGCAGCCACACCGGGCCCCGACCACTCTCTGACTTCACATACATTGACGAAGACCCGACAAACACCACCACCGCGCAGAACGCCGCCTACAAGTCCTCTAATAGGAGTGCCGAGCCGATGATGAGTCAGGATTACGAGACAAACTACAGAGGATACTCCAGGATGCTCAACAGCCCCGCCTCGCCGTTGTTGCTGACTGTGACCGGGCCGGCGAACGCGTGCAACCATCATTACACCACTATCAATACCGCCACCGACAACCGATCCCCTTCCAGTAACGCCCTCAATCAGCCCCTGAGCCCCAACCATACGGCGCAGAGCAGCAATCGAGACAACACTGGAAACTCCCTGCTTCTAAGCTCCAACAACCTGGTCCTACCGGAGTTGACTAAGCTCGTGCATGAGACCAGCATTTAA
- the LOC105277680 gene encoding plasma membrane calcium-transporting ATPase 2 isoform X2: MATIDGRPAQYGVTLKQLRELMELRGREGVNKINSYGGVQEICKKLYTSPSEGLSGSVADIQHRRDTFGSNMIPPKPPKTFLQLVWEALQDVTLIILEVAALVSLGLSFYHPADDKEKPLVDEDEAKYGWIEGLAILISVIVVVLVTAFNDYSKERQFRGLQSRIEGEHKFSVIRQGEVKQISVSDIVVGDICQIKYGDLLPADGILIQSNDLKVDESSLTGESDHVKKGEMFDPMVLSGTHVMEGSGKMLVTAVGVNSQAGIIFTLLGAAVDEREQAIKKMKKEAKKQRKKKSLPGEETVEITGNSHVTGGGGGGGGGGGGGGGGGGGGGGGGGGGGKHEGGENHHTSAPPSAAESGKKEKSVLQAKLTKLAIQIGYAGSTIAVLTVVILVIQFCVTTFVIQAKPWRNTYAGDLVRHLIIGVTVLVVAVPEGLPLAVTLSLAYSVKKMMKDNNLVRHLDACETMGNATAICSDKTGTLTTNRMTVVQSYICEKMSKTTPNFSDIPSHIGELIIQAISINSAYTSRIMESQDPTELPMQVGNKTECALLGFVLALGKKYQTVRDDYPEETFTRVYTFNSVRKSMSTVIPRKGGGYRLFTKGASEMIMKKCAFIYGREGHLETFTRDMQERLVKNVIEPMACNGLRTISIAYRDFVPGKAEINQVHIDNEPNWDDEDNLVNNLTCLCIVGIEDPVRAEVPDAIRKCQKAGITVRMVTGDNINTARSIALKCGILKPSEDFLILEGKEFNRRVRDSNGEVQQHLLDKVWPKLRVLARSSPTDKYTLVKGIIDSKASESREVVAVTGDGTNDGPALKKADVGFAMGIAGTDVAKEASDIILTDDNFSSIVKAVMWGRNVYDSIAKFLQFQLTVNVVAVIVAFIGACAVQDSPLKAVQMLWVNLIMDTLASLALATELPTPDLLLRRPYGRTKPLISRTMMKNILGQAFYQLTIIFALLFAGDMMFDIDTGRGVAAKGGGPTQHFTVIFNTFVMMTLFNEFNARKIHGQRNVFQGITTNPIFYSIWIGTCFSQVIIIQYGRMAFSTKALTLDQWLWCLFFGFGTLIWGQIVTTIPTRRIPKILSWGRGQPDDIGAINLGDEKFDPDSDKKPRAGQILWIRGLTRLQTQLRVIRAFKSTLEDLEERRSVHSLHSLHSMRSSRSHTGPRPLSDFTYIDEDPTNTTTAQNAAYKSSNRSAEPMMSQDYETNYRGYSRMLNSPASPLLLTVTGPANACNHHYTTINTATDNRSPSSNALNQPLSPNHTAQSSNRDNTGNSLLLSSNNLVLPELTKLVHETSI, from the exons ATGGCGACGATAGACGGCCGGCCGGCCCAATATGGTGTCACGCTTAAGCAACTCCGCGAGCTCATGGAGCTCCGGGGGCGCGAAGGTGTCAACAAAATCAATAGCTACGGTGGTGTGCAGGAGATTTGTAAAAAGCTATATACTTCACCCAGTGAAG GTCTCAGTGGGTCAGTAGCGGACATACAACATAGGCGAGATACTTTTGGTTCCAATATGATACCTCCAAAACCAccgaaaacatttttacagtTAGTATGGGAAGCGTTGCAAGACGTCACGTTAATCATCCTAGAAGTAGCAGCATTGGTTTCATTAGGTCTTAGCTTTTATCATCCAGCTgatgataaagaaaaac CTTTAGTAGATGAGGACGAAGCGAAGTATGGTTGGATTGAAGGACTCGCTATATTGATTTCTGTAATTGTGGTAGTCTTAGTGACGGCGTTTAATGACTATTCCAAGGAGAGGCAGTTTAGGGGTCTTCAAAGTCGGATAGAAGGAGAGCACAAGTTCTCAGTTATTCGGCAAGGAGAAGTGAAACAAATCTCCGTGTCTGACATTGTCGTTGGCGATATCTGTCAG ATAAAATATGGAGACCTGTTGCCTGCAGACGGTATTCTTATACAAAGCAACGATCTCAAAGTGGATGAATCCAGTTTGACTGGAGAATCAGATCATGTAAAGAAAGGGGAAATGTTCGATCCTATGGTACTTTCAG GTACGCACGTGATGGAGGGTTCCGGGAAAATGTTAGTTACTGCAGTAGGTGTTAACTCCCAGGCGggtattatttttactctgcTGGGCGCTGCTGTTGATGAACGCGAGCAGGCAatcaagaaaatgaagaaag AGGCTAAAAAGCAGCGGAAGAAGAAGTCATTACCAG GAGAAGAGACGGTAGAGATTACCGGGAACAGTCATGTCACcggaggcggcggcggcggcggcggtggcggcggcggtggcggtggcggtggcggcggcggcggcggcggcggcggcggcggtggtaaGCACGAGGGTGGCGAGAACCATCACACGTCCGCACCCCCGAGCGCCGCGGAGAGTGGCAAGAAGGAGAAGAGTGTTCTGCAAGCCAAGCTAACTAAACTCGCCATACAGATCGGTTATGCCGGCTCGACCATCGCGGTACTTACTGTCGTCATTCTAGTCATACAGTTCTGTGTGACGACCTTCGTCATCCAGGCCAAGCCGTGGCGAAACACGTACGCCGGTGATCTGGTACGACATCTGATCATCGGTGTCACGGTGCTCGTAGTCGCTGTACCCGAGGGTCTTCCTCTAGCCGTCACCCTGTCGCTCGCTTACTCCGTCAAG AAAATGATGAAGGACAACAATCTGGTGCGCCACTTGGATGCCTGCGAAACGATGGGTAACGCCACCGCCATTTGCTCGGACAAGACCGGCACCCTGACTACAAACCGCATGACCGTAGTACAATCGTACATATGCGAGAAGATGAGCAAGACGACGCCGAACTTTTCGGACATACCGAGCCATATCGGCGAGCTGATTATACAGGCCATCTCCATCAATTCGGCGTACACGTCGCGAATAATGGAGTCGCAGGACCCTACCGAATTGCCGATGCAGGTCGGCAACAAAACCGAATGTGCCTTACTTGGATTCGTGTTAGCCCTGGGCAAGAAATATCAAACCGTGCGGGATGACTACCCTGAGGAAACCTTTACGCGGGTGTATACGTTTAATAGCGTAAGAAAGAGCATGTCCACCGTTATTCCCAGGAAAGGTGGTGGATACAGGCTCTTTACCAAGGGCGCTTCCGAGATGATCATGAAGAA ATGTGCCTTTATATATGGTCGCGAAGGTCATCTGGAGACGTTTACCAGAGACATGCAAGAGCGTCTGGTAAAAAACGTGATCGAACCCATGGCATGCAACGGGCTGCGCACCATCTCCATCGCTTATCGCGACTTTGTTCCTGGCAAGGCGGAGATCAATCAAGTTCACATCGACAACGAGCCCAACTGGGACGACGAGGATAATCTAGTGAACAACCTCACCTGCCTGTGCATCGTTGGTATCGAGGATCCGGTACGTGCCGAGGTACCGGACGCGATCAGGAAATGCCAAAAGGCCGGTATCACCGTGCGCATGGTGACGGGTGACAATATTAACACCGCGCGATCCATCGCGCTGAAATGCGGCATTCTGAAGCCGAGTGAGGACTTCCTCATCCTGGAGGGCAAGGAGTTCAACCGTAGAGTCAGAGACAGCAACGGCGAGGTGCAGCAGCACCTGCTAGACAAAGTGTGGCCGAAACTGCGAGTATTGGCCAGGTCGTCGCCCACCGACAAGTACACTTTAGTGAAGGGCATTATCGACAGCAAGGCGTCCGAAAGCCGCGAAGTCGTTGCAGTGACTGGCGATGGCACGAACGACGGGCCGGCGTTGAAGAAAGCCGATGTTGGTTTTGCGATGGGGATTGCTGGCACTGACGTCGCCAAGGAGGCGTCCGACATTATACTAACGGACGACAACTTCTCGTCGATTGTGAAAGCGGTGATGTGGGGCAGAAACGTCTACGACAGCATCGCCAAGTTCCTGCAGTTCCAGCTAACCGTCAACGTAGTCGCCGTGATTGTCGCCTTCATCGGTGCTTGTGCCGTGCAGGACTCACCGCTCAAGGCAGTGCAGATGTTGTGGGTAAACCTAATCATGGACACGTTAGCGTCCCTCGCCTTGGCCACCGAATTGCCTACGCCCGATCTACTCCTACGTAGACCATACGGTCGCACAAAACCACTCATTTCCAGGacaatgatgaaaaatattctcggTCAGGCCTTTTATCAGTTGACCataattttcgcgcttctcttCGCCG GTGACATGATGTTCGACATCGACACAGGCCGCGGAGTGGCGGCGAAGGGGGGCGGGCCCACGCAACACTTCACCGTCATCTTCAATACGTTCGTCATGATGACTCTCTTCAACGAATTCAATGCCAGGAAAATTCACGGTCAACGCAATGTCTTCCAGGGAATAACCACCAACCCCATCTTCTATTCGATTTGGATCGGCACGTGTTTCTCGCAA GTGATCATCATACAATACGGTAGAATGGCATTCAGCACCAAAGCGCTCACGTTAGACCAGTGGTTGTGGTGCCTGTTCTTCGGATTCGGTACGCTAATATGGGGCCAAATAGTTACGACTATTCCTACACGCCGAATTCCCAAAATTCTTTC aTGGGGCCGCGGCCAGCCGGATGATATCGGCGCGATCAATCTAGGAGATGAGAAATTCGACCCCGACTCGGATAAAAAGCCGCGCGCAGGACAAATTCTATGGATCCGTGGTCTTACACGGCTACAGACACAG CTTCGAGTAATCAGAGCGTTCAAGTCGACTCTGGAAGATCTGGAGGAGCGTCGCTCTGTCCATAGTTTACACAGCTTACACAGTATGCGCAGTTCACGCAGCCACACCGGGCCCCGACCACTCTCTGACTTCACATACATTGACGAAGACCCGACAAACACCACCACCGCGCAGAACGCCGCCTACAAGTCCTCTAATAGGAGTGCCGAGCCGATGATGAGTCAGGATTACGAGACAAACTACAGAGGATACTCCAGGATGCTCAACAGCCCCGCCTCGCCGTTGTTGCTGACTGTGACCGGGCCGGCGAACGCGTGCAACCATCATTACACCACTATCAATACCGCCACCGACAACCGATCCCCTTCCAGTAACGCCCTCAATCAGCCCCTGAGCCCCAACCATACGGCGCAGAGCAGCAATCGAGACAACACTGGAAACTCCCTGCTTCTAAGCTCCAACAACCTGGTCCTACCGGAGTTGACTAAGCTCGTGCATGAGACCAGCATTTAA